One Gemmatimonadota bacterium genomic region harbors:
- a CDS encoding glycosyltransferase family 39 protein, with amino-acid sequence MTHWLERLRQMPAPPERMIHVALPMVVALVAILTITPWPVGAFQDDAMYTVLAKSLAEGRGFRFLNLPGEPNATHFPPGYPLVLAVIWRVWPSFPDNIVAFKFLNAFFLGAAASGAYVFARRRFATPVLGAVTVAVIGTLSIVVLLVTGVVMSEPMFLAVLFPALLAAERAVETGKWRDALVAGLCLGALSMVRTLGVFAVPALGLTLLLRRQLPAAVAAGVGAGVFLVPWQLWVGAHQAEIAPVLVGKFGSYGSWLVDGYREGGVEFAKAVLVKNVEGLVGVLSYHFLPVLAVWPRLVVFAAVIGFALLGTGRFRRNAPVTLGFLILYTVVIMLWPFDPVRFTLALWPLWPLLVGCGVLAAWTAAGRAARPARLAGHAGIALLTAAFVGGSVQYNWTGYTRKWWVSAQRDAGKRAKPIVEWAARYTDSTTVLSTEDDLIVYLYANRKSVPTSTFLPSQRVRNLTDPEDVQVVRDIFTSYRPSWFLIGSQQGFRTAGTLAAGPSPLLRYVGRTPDVLIYQRQTP; translated from the coding sequence ATGACCCACTGGCTCGAGCGCCTGCGCCAGATGCCCGCGCCGCCGGAGCGGATGATCCACGTCGCGCTGCCGATGGTGGTGGCCCTGGTCGCCATCCTCACGATCACGCCCTGGCCCGTCGGTGCCTTCCAGGACGACGCGATGTACACGGTCCTCGCCAAGTCGCTGGCCGAGGGGCGCGGGTTCCGCTTCCTCAACCTTCCCGGGGAGCCTAACGCGACGCACTTCCCGCCCGGGTATCCGCTGGTCCTCGCCGTCATCTGGCGGGTGTGGCCGTCGTTTCCGGACAACATCGTCGCCTTCAAGTTCCTCAACGCCTTCTTCCTGGGGGCGGCTGCGTCCGGCGCCTACGTCTTTGCGCGGCGTCGGTTCGCCACACCGGTCCTCGGGGCGGTCACGGTCGCCGTGATCGGGACCCTGTCCATCGTGGTGTTGCTGGTGACCGGCGTGGTGATGTCGGAGCCGATGTTCCTCGCCGTCCTCTTCCCGGCCTTGCTGGCGGCCGAGCGCGCCGTCGAGACGGGGAAGTGGCGGGATGCCCTGGTGGCCGGGCTGTGTCTGGGCGCCCTGTCGATGGTCCGCACCCTCGGGGTGTTCGCCGTGCCAGCCCTCGGCCTGACCCTGCTGCTCCGGCGACAGCTGCCCGCCGCGGTCGCCGCCGGCGTGGGGGCCGGCGTCTTCCTGGTCCCCTGGCAGCTGTGGGTCGGGGCGCACCAGGCCGAGATCGCCCCGGTCCTGGTGGGGAAGTTCGGTTCGTACGGCTCGTGGCTGGTCGACGGGTACCGCGAGGGCGGCGTGGAGTTTGCGAAAGCCGTGCTCGTGAAGAACGTGGAAGGGCTCGTGGGGGTCCTCTCGTACCACTTCCTTCCGGTCCTCGCCGTATGGCCGCGCCTGGTGGTCTTCGCCGCCGTCATCGGGTTCGCCCTGCTGGGGACAGGAAGATTCCGTCGCAATGCCCCGGTCACGCTGGGATTCCTGATCCTGTATACCGTTGTCATCATGCTCTGGCCGTTCGACCCCGTCCGCTTCACCCTCGCCCTATGGCCCCTGTGGCCCCTGTTGGTGGGATGTGGCGTGCTGGCCGCCTGGACGGCGGCCGGGCGGGCGGCGCGCCCGGCCCGCCTGGCCGGACACGCTGGGATTGCCCTCCTCACGGCTGCGTTCGTGGGGGGCTCCGTCCAGTACAACTGGACGGGGTACACCCGGAAATGGTGGGTCTCGGCCCAGCGCGACGCCGGAAAGCGCGCCAAGCCGATCGTCGAATGGGCGGCCCGGTACACCGACTCGACCACCGTCCTGAGCACTGAGGACGACTTGATCGTCTACCTGTATGCCAACCGGAAGAGCGTCCCCACGTCCACCTTCCTTCCCAGTCAGCGGGTCCGAAACCTGACGGACCCGGAGGATGTGCAAGTGGTCCGGGATATCTTCACCTCGTACCGACCGTCCTGGTTCCTCATCGGGTCGCAGCAGGGGTTCCGGACGGCCGGCACGCTCGCGGCCGGTCCCAGCCCCCTCCTGCGTTACGTGGGACGTACCCCGGACGTATTGATTTATCAGCGCCAGACGCCATGA
- a CDS encoding glycosyltransferase family 2 protein gives MRGRTPIPADEVILSVLIPVYNEKNTIRLILDQVHSVPVRKQVICVNDCSTDGTEQILEELKAEGLIDVLIHQQVNRGKGYAIRTAIAASTGNVVMVQDADLEYDPADWPQLLEPIIEGKADAVFGSRFLSGPHRVLYFWHSVGNKMLTMASNMFTNLNLTDMETCYKAIRGEVARSLTLTSDRFGFEPEVTARLAARRVRIYEVPISYSGRTYAEGKKINWKDGVAAFWHIVRFNLFPPR, from the coding sequence ATGCGCGGTCGCACCCCGATTCCCGCCGACGAGGTCATCCTCTCGGTGCTGATCCCGGTGTACAACGAGAAGAACACCATTCGCCTGATCCTGGACCAGGTGCATTCGGTCCCGGTGCGCAAGCAGGTGATCTGCGTGAACGACTGCTCCACCGACGGGACCGAACAGATCCTCGAGGAACTCAAGGCGGAAGGCCTGATCGACGTCCTGATCCACCAGCAGGTGAATCGCGGGAAGGGATACGCCATCCGGACGGCGATCGCCGCGAGCACGGGGAACGTGGTGATGGTGCAGGACGCCGACCTGGAGTATGACCCGGCGGACTGGCCCCAGCTTCTGGAGCCGATCATCGAGGGGAAGGCGGACGCCGTGTTCGGGTCGCGCTTCCTGAGCGGACCGCATCGCGTGCTCTACTTCTGGCACTCGGTCGGGAACAAGATGCTCACGATGGCGAGCAACATGTTCACCAACCTCAACCTCACCGACATGGAGACCTGCTACAAGGCGATCCGTGGTGAGGTGGCGCGTTCGCTGACGCTCACGTCGGACCGCTTCGGCTTTGAGCCCGAGGTGACGGCACGGCTCGCGGCGCGCCGCGTGCGGATCTACGAGGTCCCGATCTCCTACTCCGGCCGAACGTACGCCGAGGGGAAGAAGATCAACTGGAAGGATGGCGTGGCCGCCTTCTGGCACATCGTGCGCTTCAACCTGTTCCCGCCTCGCTGA
- a CDS encoding prepilin-type N-terminal cleavage/methylation domain-containing protein → MRNTTRKGFTLIELLIVVVIIGILAAIAIPKFANTKEKAYLASMKSDLRNMATTEESYFADNQVYTAGTATNLSGSTSSLNGFVPSAGVSVTATASGGTGWSATTTHSATTKTCAIFVGVAAVAPATVEAEPKCTP, encoded by the coding sequence ATGCGCAACACGACTCGGAAGGGCTTTACGCTGATCGAACTCCTGATCGTCGTCGTCATCATCGGCATCCTGGCCGCGATCGCGATCCCGAAGTTCGCCAACACGAAGGAAAAGGCATACCTCGCCTCGATGAAGTCCGACCTCCGCAACATGGCCACCACGGAAGAGTCGTACTTCGCTGACAACCAGGTCTACACCGCTGGTACCGCGACGAACCTGTCCGGTTCGACCAGCTCGCTCAACGGCTTCGTGCCGTCGGCGGGTGTGTCGGTGACGGCGACGGCGTCGGGCGGCACGGGCTGGAGCGCGACGACCACGCACAGCGCGACCACCAAGACCTGCGCGATCTTCGTTGGTGTGGCGGCGGTTGCGCCGGCCACGGTTGAAGCTGAGCCGAAGTGCACGCCGTAA
- a CDS encoding prepilin-type N-terminal cleavage/methylation domain-containing protein, with translation MRSQLNTTRSGFSLLEVLVALLLFGATLQGVLALHLASARGTHRSTSQRILAAHAASLADSLGALGCRGAAGAISRAEGAITWTARHQPPGAVYDLVVSPTSGPPWRLEVAGPC, from the coding sequence ATGCGATCGCAGCTCAACACCACCCGGTCGGGGTTCAGCCTCCTCGAGGTCCTGGTCGCCCTCCTCCTCTTCGGGGCGACCCTGCAGGGGGTCCTGGCCCTCCACCTCGCCAGCGCCCGGGGGACCCACCGCAGCACGAGCCAACGGATCCTCGCGGCCCACGCGGCGAGCCTGGCGGACTCGTTAGGTGCGCTGGGCTGTCGCGGCGCGGCCGGCGCGATCTCCCGCGCCGAGGGCGCCATCACCTGGACGGCGCGCCACCAGCCACCCGGCGCGGTCTATGACCTGGTCGTGTCACCGACCAGCGGGCCCCCGTGGCGCCTCGAGGTCGCGGGACCGTGCTGA
- a CDS encoding type II secretion system protein, whose amino-acid sequence MLIRRGVALVEVLVALAMFGVLGALAVRSLVTAVRETERVVLRTERDGQLAVALESGSHLLPALSAAAGDAIRLADTAVVWHATIAHGPVCGVAGAVAVAADTRHDGLRLGGHTSSPQPGDLLHLFDDGAAPHAADDSWSRHLVQSARWVRGGCGATPLLHAVADAAFGAWVLDVVPTVDSTWIGAPARITRPSRLALYRSATEWALGYSEQGPGGAWSTIQPLAGPLEPPGSGFRLAWLDSVLAPGASDPMALRLLATAPTRAAVRSATGATVHRDSVQRLIHFPNRP is encoded by the coding sequence GTGCTGATTCGGCGGGGGGTGGCCCTGGTCGAGGTCCTCGTCGCCCTCGCGATGTTCGGCGTGCTCGGGGCTCTCGCCGTGCGCTCGCTGGTCACCGCCGTGCGGGAGACCGAGCGTGTCGTCCTTCGCACCGAACGCGATGGCCAACTCGCGGTCGCCCTCGAATCCGGGTCACACCTCCTGCCCGCCCTCTCGGCAGCGGCGGGGGACGCCATTCGCCTCGCGGATACCGCCGTGGTCTGGCACGCGACCATCGCCCATGGTCCCGTCTGCGGAGTGGCCGGCGCGGTCGCCGTCGCGGCAGACACGCGGCATGACGGCCTCCGCCTGGGCGGCCACACCAGCAGCCCGCAGCCCGGCGACCTGCTCCACCTCTTCGACGATGGCGCCGCGCCACACGCGGCGGACGACAGCTGGAGCCGCCACCTGGTGCAGTCCGCTCGGTGGGTGCGCGGGGGATGCGGAGCGACTCCGCTCCTACATGCCGTTGCTGACGCCGCCTTCGGCGCCTGGGTGCTCGACGTGGTGCCCACCGTGGATTCCACCTGGATCGGGGCGCCGGCACGCATCACGCGCCCGTCCCGGCTCGCCCTCTACCGGTCCGCAACAGAATGGGCACTCGGCTACTCCGAGCAAGGGCCCGGGGGCGCCTGGTCCACCATCCAGCCCCTGGCCGGTCCGCTGGAACCGCCGGGGAGCGGGTTTCGGCTCGCCTGGCTGGACAGTGTGTTGGCACCCGGAGCCAGCGACCCCATGGCGCTGCGGCTCCTGGCGACCGCCCCCACGCGCGCCGCAGTCCGTTCGGCCACGGGGGCGACTGTCCACCGGGACTCCGTCCAGCGGCTCATCCACTTCCCCAATCGCCCATGA
- the pilM gene encoding type IV pilus assembly protein PilM produces MALFGRKKTTVGLDVGSGLIKIAVIDHGRGEPELAKVVIAPLLADAIVEGEVMDPGIVTDAIRSAMEQAGLKTKDVVTAVGGRDVIIKKIQIERVKEQQARELMRWEAEQHVPFDMESVELDFQILDPDADGMEMSVLLVAAKRDLVENKMRLLTDAGLAPAVVDVDAFALHNAFEINHPDAMQGVVGLINIGHEVTNINILDDGVPILTRDLTIGTRRFREDLQRERGLGSDEAEGLLQGYDRSPHLDAVIESRGEEIAVGVERAAAFLASSSRGGSQLRAVYLCGGGARVPGLAQALGTRLRLPVELANPLANLRVRAGALDNLITDEVAPLLMLPIGLALRKAA; encoded by the coding sequence ATGGCGCTCTTCGGTCGCAAGAAGACGACGGTCGGACTCGACGTCGGCTCAGGGCTCATCAAGATCGCGGTCATTGACCACGGTCGCGGCGAACCGGAGCTCGCGAAAGTCGTCATCGCGCCGCTCCTGGCGGACGCCATCGTCGAAGGGGAGGTCATGGACCCCGGCATCGTCACCGACGCCATTCGCAGTGCGATGGAACAGGCCGGCCTCAAGACGAAGGACGTGGTCACCGCCGTCGGCGGCCGCGACGTCATCATCAAGAAGATCCAGATCGAGCGCGTGAAGGAGCAGCAGGCGCGTGAGCTGATGCGCTGGGAAGCGGAACAGCACGTGCCCTTCGACATGGAATCGGTCGAGCTGGATTTCCAGATCCTCGATCCCGACGCGGACGGCATGGAGATGAGCGTGCTCCTCGTCGCCGCCAAGCGCGACCTCGTCGAGAACAAGATGCGGCTGCTCACGGACGCCGGCCTTGCCCCCGCGGTGGTCGACGTCGATGCCTTCGCCCTGCACAACGCGTTTGAGATCAACCACCCCGACGCGATGCAGGGTGTCGTTGGCCTGATCAACATCGGCCACGAAGTCACGAACATCAACATCCTCGACGACGGCGTCCCGATCCTCACGCGCGACCTCACGATCGGCACCCGCCGCTTCCGTGAGGACCTGCAGCGCGAACGTGGTCTCGGCTCCGACGAGGCCGAGGGGCTGCTCCAGGGCTATGACCGCTCGCCGCACCTCGACGCCGTCATCGAGAGCCGCGGCGAGGAGATCGCGGTCGGTGTGGAACGCGCCGCCGCCTTCCTGGCCTCGTCCTCACGCGGTGGCAGCCAACTGCGCGCGGTCTACCTCTGTGGTGGTGGTGCCCGCGTGCCCGGACTGGCGCAGGCCCTTGGCACGCGCCTCCGGCTCCCCGTCGAGCTGGCCAATCCCCTTGCCAACCTGCGCGTGCGCGCCGGGGCGTTGGACAACCTCATCACTGACGAAGTCGCCCCGCTCCTCATGCTCCCCATTGGCCTCGCGCTCCGCAAGGCAGCGTAA
- a CDS encoding PilN domain-containing protein: protein MIEINLLPGAARNRKAGSGVSFKALAAGVATKIKDPYLLTAVASVIVAVASVGILHLSQGTTAEDLGVRETEALRDSTRYAMILKDRRRAEAKRDSVVKQLAIIRSIDDDRYVWPHIMDEVSRSLPPYTWLKSMAQTSAVSTPAGVADGTKPDSAKKNKDPEPTEEPMRFRVVGNTVDIQALTRFMKLLETSPFVQNVQLAKSELVMLDGKEVTEFQLDAEYERPDRSVITTAPVSLSVR from the coding sequence ATGATCGAGATCAATCTGCTGCCTGGGGCAGCCCGGAATCGCAAGGCCGGCTCCGGTGTGTCCTTCAAGGCTCTGGCGGCCGGTGTGGCCACCAAGATCAAGGATCCCTACCTGTTGACTGCAGTCGCCAGCGTGATCGTGGCCGTGGCCAGCGTCGGCATTCTGCACCTCAGCCAGGGCACGACCGCCGAGGACCTCGGTGTGCGTGAGACCGAGGCCCTGCGGGACTCCACGCGTTATGCGATGATCCTCAAGGACCGTCGCCGCGCGGAAGCCAAGCGGGACTCCGTGGTCAAGCAGCTGGCCATCATCCGGTCGATCGATGATGACCGCTATGTCTGGCCGCACATCATGGACGAGGTGTCGCGCTCCCTGCCGCCGTACACCTGGCTCAAGTCGATGGCCCAGACCTCGGCGGTCTCGACCCCTGCCGGGGTAGCCGACGGGACCAAGCCGGACTCCGCGAAGAAGAACAAGGATCCGGAACCGACGGAAGAGCCCATGCGCTTCCGCGTCGTCGGCAACACCGTCGACATCCAGGCCCTGACCCGTTTCATGAAGCTGTTGGAGACGTCCCCATTCGTCCAGAACGTTCAGCTGGCCAAGTCGGAGCTGGTGATGCTGGATGGCAAGGAAGTCACCGAATTCCAGCTGGACGCCGAGTATGAGCGTCCCGATCGCTCCGTGATCACAACCGCCCCCGTTTCGCTGTCGGTGAGGTAA